A window of Hevea brasiliensis isolate MT/VB/25A 57/8 chromosome 14, ASM3005281v1, whole genome shotgun sequence contains these coding sequences:
- the LOC131173092 gene encoding LRR receptor-like serine/threonine-protein kinase EFR, which produces MESFCPLLQMGRGYLWPQASESFTSLNLQGLSLSGTISPHAGNLTFLRFLSLGDNRFHGEIPREVGHLFRLRYLNLTNNQLNGEVPGNISNFSELRVVSLKNNNIVGNIPAELGFLKKLVILHLGKNNLTGEIPHSFGNLSSLKEFSLIYNHLQGKIPTELGHLTSLTSLGLGSNNLSGSIPPTIYNISTISYFGITYNQLSGSLPANIGLTLPKLQLLLLAQNGFFGTIPESLANASQLQLIDISNNSFTGQVPANLGNIKGLQQLHVEFNFLGSNTSQDLSFVPSLANCRSNLQQLYFDGNNFGGVLPSSIGNLSNLVQLGLGRNPISGTIPEEVGNLVKLFRLDMDGNLFSGSIPVSFGKLQKLERLTLNQNLLSGEIPFFLGNITKLYWLQLEGNKFQGNITPSLGNCQNLRFLDFSRNKLTGIIPNQILGLSSLSETLNLSQNSLTGPLPSEVGNLRSINALDVSENKLYGEILRQSVIVPG; this is translated from the coding sequence ATGGAATCATTCTGTCCGCTTCTGCAAATGGGAAGGGGTTACTTGTGGCCGCAAGCATCAGAGAGTTTTACGTCTTTAAATCTGCAGGGGCTGAGCTTGTCTGGGACCATATCTCCACATGCAGGGAATCTCACCTTCTTGAGGTTCCTCAGCCTTGGTGACAACAGATTCCATGGTGAAATTCCTCGAGAAGTTGGTCACCTCTTCAGATTGAGATATCTCAACCTGACGAATAATCAATTGAATGGTGAAGTTCCAGGTAACATCAGCAATTTCTCAGAGCTCAGGGTTGTAAGTTTGAAGAATAACAACATAGTGGGAAACATCCCTGCTGAGCTGGGCTTTTTAAAGAAGCTTGTGATTCTTCACCTCGGTAAAAATAATCTCACAGGAGAGATCCCACATTCCTTTGGAAATCTTTCATCCCTAAAAGAGTTTAGCTTAATTTATAATCATTTGCAGGGAAAGATTCCAACTGAATTGGGACACTtaacaagcttaacttcactCGGGCTCGGATCTAATAATCTGAGTGGTTCAATACCTCCtaccatttacaatatctcaactaTCAGTTACTTTGGTATTACATATAATCAATTAAGTGGGAGTCTCCCAGCTAACATAGGCCTAACTCTTCCTAAGCTGCAACTCCTGTTGTTGGCTCAAAATGGATTTTTTGGAACCATTCCAGAATCATTGGCCAATGCTTCACAGCTTCAGCTTATTGACATCTCTAACAACAGTTTCACGGGACAAGTTCCTGCCAATCTGGGGAATATCAAGGGTCTTCAACAGCTTCATGTGGAGTTCAATTTCTTGGGCAGTAATACAAGTCAAGATTTGAGTTTTGTACCATCTCTGGCCAACTGCAGGAGTAATCTACAACAACTATATTTTGATGGTAACAATTTTGGTGGTGTATTACCTAGCTCCATTGGCAATCTGTCTAACCTTGTCCAATTAGGCCTAGGACGAAATCCAATATCAGGAACAATCCCAGAAGAGGTAGGGAATCTTGTCAAATTGTTTCGATTAGATATGGATGGAAACCTTTTTTCGGGTAGTATCCCCGTTTCATTTGGAAAGCTGCAAAAGCTGGAAAGGCTAACCTTGAACCAAAATCTACTTTCTGGAGAAATCCCATTTTTCCTAGGTAACATCACCAAGCTATATTGGCTTCAGTTAGAAGGAAACAAATTCCAAGGAAATATAACTCCAAGTCTTGGAAACTGCCAAAATCTTCGTTTTCTAGATTTCTCAAGAAATAAACTGACGGGCATCATACCCAACCAAATCCTTGGCCTTTCTTCTCTATCAGAAACTCTAAACTTATCACAGAACTCATTGACAGGTCCCTTACCCTCAGAAGTTGGCAACCTGAGAAGTATTAATGCATTGGATGTCTCAGAGAACAAACTATATGGAGAAATTCTAAGACAATCGGTGATTGTTCCAGGCTAG